One Rhodothermus sp. genomic region harbors:
- a CDS encoding low molecular weight protein-tyrosine-phosphatase, whose product MPPTLHQPIRVLFVCLGNICRSPLAEGVFRKLVDEAGLSAHFEIDSAGTGPWHVGEPADRRMQRTALRHGVDLSNHVARQLSQEDLAHYDYIFVMDRENLEDVLHLDHEGRFRGKVQLFRSFDPEPGNGEVPDPYYGGERGFEMVYQIVERTARRLLQHLLAAHGLKETVGLSR is encoded by the coding sequence ATGCCGCCGACCCTTCATCAACCGATTCGGGTACTGTTCGTTTGCCTTGGCAATATCTGCCGGAGTCCACTGGCTGAAGGCGTATTTCGTAAGCTGGTGGACGAAGCCGGGCTTTCCGCACACTTTGAGATTGACTCGGCCGGAACCGGTCCCTGGCATGTGGGCGAACCGGCCGATCGGCGCATGCAGCGCACGGCCCTGCGGCATGGCGTGGACCTGAGCAACCACGTCGCACGTCAGCTCAGCCAGGAAGATCTGGCCCATTACGACTACATCTTCGTAATGGATCGGGAAAACCTTGAAGACGTCCTTCACCTGGATCACGAAGGACGCTTTCGGGGCAAGGTGCAACTCTTTCGATCCTTTGATCCGGAGCCGGGCAACGGCGAGGTGCCGGATCCCTACTATGGCGGAGAGCGAGGCTTTGAAATGGTTTATCAGATTGTCGAACGCACGGCGCGGCGCCTGCTGCAGCATCTTCTGGCCGCGCATGGCCTGAAAGAAACGG
- the xseA gene encoding exodeoxyribonuclease VII large subunit: MQQPLFEDEPHVWRVGELARALRETVETLYDELIVEGELSNFRQHRQSGHCYFTLQDDQGQLQCVMWARKAQQLFFQPEDGHQVRVQGHLTFYEPRGTLQLIVETMTLAGAGARQQALEALKRRLAAEGLFDSARKRPLPRFPQRIGVVTSDSGAALRDILSVLRRRFPIVEVLLCPVHVQGWQAASAIARAIRLLNQLPERQRPDVLIVGRGGGSVEDLWAFNEEMVARAIFASHIPVISAVGHETDESIADLVADRRAATPSMAAEIAVPDRNELEAELIRMVKGMRQHLLLSLKRRRQQVDTLLHHYGLRRIPDRLDRLKADTLQLKVRLHQGIHQLLDRRRQSLLLLESRLAAFDPKRPLQRGYVRVYHNGHLATQAHQLQPGDEVSLEFYDGRHTARITR; this comes from the coding sequence ATGCAACAGCCTTTATTTGAGGACGAACCACACGTCTGGCGGGTTGGTGAATTAGCCCGCGCGCTTCGGGAAACGGTTGAAACGCTGTACGACGAGCTGATTGTTGAAGGAGAGCTGTCCAATTTTCGGCAACACCGCCAAAGTGGCCACTGCTACTTTACATTGCAGGACGATCAGGGGCAGTTGCAGTGCGTGATGTGGGCCCGTAAAGCCCAGCAGCTCTTTTTTCAACCTGAGGATGGCCACCAGGTGCGCGTTCAGGGGCACCTGACGTTCTACGAGCCACGCGGCACCCTGCAGTTGATTGTTGAGACCATGACGCTGGCCGGTGCCGGTGCCCGCCAGCAAGCCCTTGAGGCGCTCAAACGTCGGCTGGCTGCCGAGGGGCTGTTCGATTCCGCCCGCAAACGGCCCCTTCCTCGCTTTCCCCAGCGCATCGGCGTTGTCACTTCTGATAGTGGGGCGGCATTGCGCGACATCCTCAGCGTTTTGCGGCGTCGCTTTCCAATCGTTGAGGTGCTGTTGTGTCCGGTCCATGTACAGGGATGGCAGGCTGCCTCGGCCATTGCCCGGGCCATTCGCCTGTTGAACCAACTGCCAGAGCGTCAGCGCCCTGACGTGCTCATTGTAGGCCGTGGCGGCGGTTCGGTCGAAGACCTCTGGGCCTTTAACGAGGAAATGGTGGCCCGTGCAATTTTTGCATCCCATATTCCCGTCATCAGTGCCGTAGGCCACGAAACAGACGAATCGATCGCCGATCTGGTAGCCGACCGTCGGGCCGCCACGCCTTCTATGGCAGCCGAGATTGCCGTCCCCGATCGAAACGAGTTGGAAGCCGAGCTGATACGCATGGTGAAAGGTATGCGACAACACCTCCTGCTATCCCTCAAACGCCGGCGCCAGCAAGTAGATACGCTGCTCCATCACTATGGCCTACGCCGCATCCCAGATCGGCTGGATCGCCTGAAGGCCGATACGCTTCAGCTGAAAGTGCGTCTGCACCAGGGCATCCACCAGCTTCTGGATCGGCGTCGGCAGAGCCTCCTCCTGCTGGAGAGTCGTCTGGCCGCTTTCGACCCCAAACGTCCTTTGCAGCGGGGATACGTACGCGTGTACCATAATGGCCACCTGGCTACCCAGGCCCATCAGTTACAACCCGGCGATGAGGTCTCGCTCGAGTTTTACGACGGCCGACACACAGCCCGTATCACGCGTTAG
- a CDS encoding serine hydrolase domain-containing protein: protein MWRSKASGLLLILLAIVPTLKAQQAPRYALAPAPAHAALLMQVRDSIDALMHRYGIPGLSAAIGAKGELIWAEGFGYADVENRVPMLPQTKLRVASVSKSLTSAALGLLIEQGRLDLDAPVQRYVPSFPKKRWPITTRQLAGHLAGIRHYRDQEFYSTRHYDSVLEALEVFKDDTLLFRPDTRFSYSSYGWNLISAVIEGAAGMPFLQFMRRYVFDPLGMYHTVAEHVDSLIMHRARFYVYRDSLLMNAPYVDNSVKWAGGGFLSTASDLVRFGNGLLTGRLLKSETVHLLFTSQRTASGEETGYGLGWRVGEQGGRHFVWHTGGAVGGSSVLVLLPEERVVVALIANLQGVRLAPLGFWIADRVAQYMAVRTGAGTP, encoded by the coding sequence ATGTGGCGATCGAAGGCTTCTGGGCTGCTGCTCATACTGCTGGCGATCGTGCCAACGCTGAAGGCGCAGCAGGCACCGCGCTATGCCCTTGCTCCTGCCCCTGCGCATGCTGCGCTCCTTATGCAGGTTCGGGACTCTATTGATGCCCTGATGCATCGCTATGGGATTCCTGGACTTTCGGCTGCCATCGGGGCAAAAGGGGAGCTTATCTGGGCCGAAGGCTTTGGCTATGCCGATGTGGAAAACCGCGTTCCGATGCTTCCGCAGACCAAGCTGCGGGTGGCCAGTGTATCTAAGTCGCTCACCTCGGCCGCGCTGGGCCTGCTGATAGAACAGGGCAGGCTGGACCTGGATGCTCCGGTGCAGCGCTATGTGCCTTCGTTTCCAAAGAAACGCTGGCCGATTACCACCCGGCAATTGGCCGGGCACCTGGCAGGGATTCGGCATTACCGGGATCAGGAATTCTACAGTACCCGGCATTATGATTCGGTTCTGGAGGCGCTGGAGGTGTTCAAGGACGATACGCTACTTTTTCGACCGGACACCCGCTTTTCCTATTCCAGTTACGGTTGGAATCTGATCAGTGCCGTCATCGAAGGGGCAGCCGGCATGCCATTTCTGCAGTTTATGCGCCGTTATGTTTTTGATCCATTGGGAATGTATCATACGGTTGCCGAGCATGTCGACAGCTTGATTATGCATCGTGCTCGGTTCTATGTGTATCGGGATAGCCTGCTGATGAACGCGCCTTACGTGGATAACAGCGTCAAATGGGCTGGTGGCGGATTCCTTTCGACGGCTTCAGATCTGGTACGTTTTGGTAATGGACTATTGACCGGACGATTGCTCAAGTCCGAGACGGTGCATCTGCTGTTTACGTCTCAGCGCACCGCGTCCGGAGAGGAGACGGGCTATGGATTGGGATGGCGCGTAGGCGAGCAAGGGGGGCGTCACTTTGTCTGGCACACCGGCGGTGCCGTGGGAGGAAGCTCGGTGCTGGTGCTCCTTCCTGAGGAGCGGGTGGTCGTTGCGCTGATTGCAAACCTGCAGGGTGTGCGGTTGGCTCCTCTGGGCTTCTGGATAGCTGATCGGGTAGCACAGTACATGGCTGTAAGAACGGGTGCAGGGACCCCCTAA
- a CDS encoding D-aminoacylase: MLGVLLTLCLWGITGTVGTQPDTIYTVILEGGTIYDGTGAPPFVADVGLLGDRIVAIGDLTEARAALRLNVEGLVVAPGFIDIHSHAVRGGPETSGIFRHPLAENYIRQGVTTVFAGQDGSSPLPIGEFLARFELTPAAINLGLFVGHGSVRRAVMGNENRAPTPNELEQMKALVAQAMEEGAWGLSSGLKYVPGAYAHTEEVIALAQVAARYGGIYITHMRDEGLRVLESVKETIRIGREGGLPAQITHTKIIGPRMWGKSRELLRLVDEALQAGIDVSMDQYPYTASSTGISVLFPSWALEGDREALLARLQDPATRRKIKEAVLFNLREDRGGGDPSRVQLAFCAWDTTLNGKNLAQVLQEQGRPVTVEAAAELVLEIQERGGCTGIFHAMSEDDVARIMQHPRTMICSDGGIPDPGVGVPHPRNYGAFARVLARYVRERSLLTPEVAIHKMTGLPAWRLNLKDRGVLRAGAYADVVVLDLNRMQDHATFTHPHQYAEGIVHVFVNGQAVLLHGKLTGARPGRVLRKGQDEV; this comes from the coding sequence ATGCTGGGGGTACTTCTGACGTTGTGCCTCTGGGGCATAACCGGCACAGTTGGGACACAACCCGATACGATCTATACCGTCATTCTGGAAGGAGGCACCATCTATGATGGCACCGGAGCGCCCCCTTTTGTAGCCGATGTGGGCCTGCTGGGCGATCGCATCGTAGCTATTGGTGATCTGACAGAAGCACGCGCAGCCCTACGGCTGAACGTCGAAGGCCTTGTAGTAGCCCCGGGCTTCATTGATATTCATAGCCATGCCGTCCGAGGTGGCCCGGAGACCAGTGGCATCTTTCGTCATCCGCTGGCCGAGAACTATATCCGCCAGGGCGTTACCACGGTATTTGCCGGACAGGATGGTTCCTCCCCTCTTCCCATTGGAGAATTTCTGGCTCGCTTCGAGCTGACGCCGGCGGCCATCAACCTGGGCCTGTTTGTGGGGCATGGGAGCGTTCGCCGTGCGGTGATGGGCAATGAAAACCGTGCTCCTACCCCCAACGAACTGGAACAGATGAAGGCCCTGGTGGCCCAAGCCATGGAAGAAGGAGCCTGGGGACTGTCCTCGGGCTTAAAGTACGTCCCGGGAGCCTATGCGCACACTGAAGAGGTGATCGCTCTGGCCCAGGTGGCTGCCCGCTATGGAGGCATTTACATCACCCACATGCGGGACGAAGGGCTGCGGGTGCTGGAAAGCGTAAAAGAGACCATTCGGATCGGACGCGAGGGCGGCCTGCCGGCACAAATCACCCATACCAAAATTATCGGCCCGCGCATGTGGGGGAAAAGCCGGGAGCTGCTTCGCCTGGTGGACGAAGCGCTACAGGCGGGCATTGACGTCTCCATGGACCAGTACCCCTATACAGCCTCCAGCACAGGCATCAGCGTGCTATTCCCTTCCTGGGCGCTCGAAGGCGATCGGGAAGCCCTCCTGGCCCGCCTGCAGGATCCCGCAACCCGGCGCAAAATCAAAGAGGCTGTTCTCTTCAACCTGCGTGAGGATCGGGGCGGTGGCGACCCTTCGCGTGTTCAGCTGGCATTCTGCGCCTGGGATACGACGTTGAACGGTAAAAACCTGGCACAGGTGCTCCAGGAGCAGGGGCGTCCAGTTACCGTCGAAGCAGCAGCCGAACTGGTCCTGGAAATTCAGGAGCGCGGGGGCTGCACCGGGATCTTTCATGCCATGAGCGAAGATGACGTAGCGCGCATCATGCAGCATCCGCGCACGATGATCTGCTCAGACGGGGGGATTCCTGATCCTGGCGTAGGCGTACCACACCCTCGCAATTATGGGGCTTTCGCTCGCGTGCTGGCCCGCTACGTACGCGAACGTAGCCTGCTTACACCTGAAGTCGCTATTCACAAAATGACCGGGCTACCGGCCTGGCGTCTGAATCTGAAAGACCGGGGCGTGCTGCGCGCTGGCGCCTATGCCGACGTGGTTGTCCTGGACCTGAACCGCATGCAGGACCACGCTACTTTTACGCATCCCCATCAGTATGCCGAAGGCATCGTACATGTGTTTGTAAATGGCCAGGCTGTACTACTTCATGGCAAGCTCACAGGAGCACGTCCCGGCCGCGTTCTGCGCAAAGGACAGGATGAGGTATGA
- the hemN gene encoding oxygen-independent coproporphyrinogen III oxidase has product MQVSAELIQKYNRPGPRYTSYPPAPHFRAGFPPEQAAALLQADNQRPDLEPLSLYVHLPFCRSLCYYCGCHMIVTHRPEKIARYLDYLAREMAQVSRWVAPDRPVVQLHWGGGTPTYLAPEQIVALMDLLRQHFDIAPDAEIGIEADPRGLTRAHLEAAREAGFNRISLGVQDLDPVVQQAINRIQPYEQVAEVTRWARELGFESISYDLIYGLPHQHLPQFEQTIRQVIALGPDRISLFSYAHVPWKKKHQRLIREEWLPRPAEKLQLFLRAVELLTTEGGYRYIGMDHFARPEDPLSRALDEGTLQRNFQGYSTHGGTELYAFGISAISQLRDAYVQNVLTLPEYYAALEKERLPVGRGYLLTDEDRLRRYVIMSLMCHFRLNIPEVEQRFGIDFKVHFADTLTQLREMEADGLVVRTPETITVTELGRFFIRNVAMAFDAYLSASTGRPLYSQTV; this is encoded by the coding sequence ATGCAGGTTTCTGCCGAACTCATCCAGAAGTATAACCGTCCGGGGCCCCGCTACACGAGCTATCCGCCCGCACCCCATTTTCGTGCCGGCTTTCCGCCGGAACAGGCGGCTGCTCTGCTGCAGGCAGACAACCAACGGCCCGACCTGGAGCCGCTCTCCCTGTATGTCCATTTGCCCTTCTGTCGTTCGCTCTGCTACTACTGCGGCTGCCACATGATCGTTACACACCGGCCGGAGAAGATTGCCCGCTATCTGGACTATCTCGCCCGAGAAATGGCACAGGTCAGCCGATGGGTCGCTCCCGACCGTCCGGTCGTGCAGCTTCACTGGGGAGGAGGCACTCCGACCTATCTGGCGCCGGAGCAGATTGTTGCGCTGATGGATCTGCTCCGCCAGCATTTTGACATTGCGCCTGATGCCGAGATCGGCATCGAGGCAGATCCGCGTGGCCTGACGCGTGCCCACCTGGAGGCCGCCCGGGAAGCTGGCTTCAACCGCATCAGCTTAGGGGTGCAGGACCTGGATCCGGTCGTCCAGCAGGCGATCAACCGTATCCAGCCTTACGAGCAGGTGGCCGAGGTTACGCGCTGGGCGCGGGAGCTGGGCTTTGAAAGTATCAGCTATGACCTGATTTACGGGCTGCCTCATCAGCATCTGCCGCAATTCGAGCAGACAATCCGGCAGGTTATTGCCCTGGGACCCGACCGCATCTCTCTGTTTAGCTACGCGCATGTGCCCTGGAAAAAGAAGCACCAACGGCTTATCCGCGAGGAGTGGCTCCCCCGTCCGGCCGAAAAGCTGCAGCTCTTTTTGCGGGCTGTTGAACTGCTGACCACTGAAGGCGGCTACCGGTACATCGGCATGGATCACTTTGCCCGTCCGGAGGATCCCCTCAGTCGGGCCCTCGACGAAGGCACGCTCCAGCGCAACTTTCAGGGCTACTCCACGCATGGTGGCACCGAACTGTACGCGTTTGGCATTTCGGCCATCAGTCAGTTGCGCGATGCTTATGTGCAGAATGTGCTGACGCTGCCCGAATACTATGCGGCGCTGGAGAAAGAACGGTTGCCGGTGGGGAGGGGCTACCTGCTAACCGACGAGGATCGGCTTCGACGCTATGTAATCATGTCGCTTATGTGTCACTTCCGCCTGAACATTCCCGAAGTCGAACAGCGTTTTGGCATCGACTTCAAGGTACATTTTGCGGACACGCTGACACAGCTTCGAGAAATGGAAGCCGATGGGCTGGTCGTGCGCACGCCCGAGACAATCACTGTTACTGAGTTGGGACGGTTCTTTATCCGGAACGTGGCGATGGCCTTCGACGCTTACCTGTCGGCCTCAACCGGCCGTCCCCTGTACTCTCAGACCGTATAG
- a CDS encoding glycosyltransferase family 4 protein, whose amino-acid sequence MEGARIRRIAFVGNYLPRQCGIATFTTDLCEAVAAAAPEATCFAVPINDRSEGYAYPPRVRFEIPEEDLTAYRRAAEFLNINDVDVVCLQHEYGIFGGPAGSHVLTLVRELRAPVVTTLHTILREPNAEQRAVLEELVALSDRVVTMTQRGKEFLQTIYGVPENKIDLIPHGIPDVPFVDPNFYKDRFGVEGKIVLLTFGLLSRNKGIEYVIEALPAVLERHPNVVYLVLGATHPHVRQVEGESYRLFLQRRVRELGIEAHVIFHNRFVSMEELVEFIGAADIYLTPYLNREQITSGTLAYTVGCGKAVISTPYWHAEELLANGRGLLVPFRDARAIAEAINRLLDDEAERHAIRKRAYLYGRQMIWPVVAQRYLESFVRARATSTPRTRMAIPTLNQRPVELPVLKLDHLKRLTDDTGILQHATYTVPNYNEGYTTDDNARALIVAVLLEELGGKMGREAPELATRYLAFLWHAFNPETGRFRNFMDYNRHWLETVGSEDSHARALWGLGYVVGRSRRPGLWKLAGRLFEDALPAVLHFVSPRAWAFTILGIQEYLRRFYGDRSALRTRETLAKRLYELYQKRRQDDWRWFEDRLTYANARLPHALMMAGYWTGRQEWLEAGLESLRWLIDVQQDRQGHFVPIGNDGFYRRGKKRPHFDQQPIEAHATVSACLEAFRITNDAFWYQEARRAFEWFLGRNQLGLPLYDPSTGGCCDGLQPNGVNENQGAESTLAFLMSLLEMRLVEAYLPLQQRGVEPRAAESLQPAASAG is encoded by the coding sequence ATGGAGGGGGCTCGCATACGGCGCATAGCTTTTGTCGGTAACTATCTACCCCGCCAGTGTGGTATTGCTACGTTCACGACGGATCTGTGTGAGGCCGTTGCGGCGGCTGCTCCCGAGGCCACCTGCTTTGCAGTGCCGATCAACGACCGGTCCGAAGGATATGCCTACCCGCCGCGGGTTCGCTTTGAAATTCCCGAAGAGGATCTGACCGCCTACCGCCGGGCTGCTGAATTTTTGAATATCAACGACGTGGATGTCGTTTGCTTGCAACATGAATATGGCATTTTTGGGGGGCCGGCCGGTAGCCATGTACTGACCCTTGTGCGCGAACTACGTGCGCCCGTCGTTACCACGCTGCACACGATTCTACGAGAGCCGAACGCCGAACAGCGGGCTGTGCTTGAGGAGCTGGTAGCGCTCTCAGACCGTGTGGTTACCATGACGCAGCGTGGGAAGGAATTTCTACAGACGATCTACGGGGTACCGGAAAACAAAATAGACCTGATTCCACATGGTATTCCCGATGTGCCGTTTGTGGACCCGAACTTCTACAAGGATCGCTTTGGGGTGGAGGGGAAAATCGTACTCCTGACCTTCGGATTGCTTTCGCGTAACAAGGGGATTGAGTATGTCATTGAAGCTCTGCCCGCTGTGCTGGAGCGGCATCCGAACGTCGTCTATCTCGTACTGGGCGCTACGCACCCCCATGTGCGCCAGGTGGAAGGCGAGAGCTACCGACTTTTTCTACAACGACGTGTGCGGGAGCTGGGTATTGAGGCGCATGTGATTTTCCATAATCGATTCGTTAGCATGGAAGAGCTCGTCGAATTCATCGGTGCGGCGGATATTTACCTGACCCCCTATCTGAACCGAGAGCAGATCACCTCGGGCACGCTGGCCTACACGGTTGGTTGTGGCAAAGCAGTGATTTCAACGCCGTACTGGCACGCTGAGGAGCTGCTGGCCAACGGGCGTGGACTGCTGGTACCGTTCCGAGATGCCCGGGCAATCGCTGAGGCCATTAACCGACTGCTGGATGATGAGGCGGAACGTCATGCAATCCGCAAACGGGCATATCTGTATGGCCGTCAGATGATCTGGCCAGTAGTGGCGCAGCGCTACCTGGAGAGCTTTGTACGAGCACGGGCGACCAGCACTCCCCGCACGCGCATGGCAATTCCAACGCTCAATCAACGGCCAGTTGAACTGCCGGTGCTTAAACTGGACCATCTCAAGCGTCTGACCGACGACACAGGTATCCTGCAGCATGCTACCTATACAGTACCTAACTATAACGAGGGATATACCACCGACGACAATGCGCGCGCGCTGATCGTGGCTGTGTTGCTTGAGGAGTTAGGCGGAAAGATGGGACGTGAAGCGCCCGAACTGGCCACGCGCTACCTGGCCTTTCTCTGGCATGCGTTTAATCCAGAGACCGGGCGCTTCCGCAACTTTATGGACTACAATCGCCACTGGCTCGAAACAGTAGGCTCCGAAGACAGTCACGCCCGGGCACTCTGGGGACTAGGCTATGTGGTCGGACGCTCGCGCCGTCCAGGTCTCTGGAAACTGGCAGGCCGCCTATTTGAAGATGCCTTACCGGCTGTGCTTCACTTTGTTAGCCCACGTGCTTGGGCTTTTACGATTCTGGGCATACAAGAGTATCTGCGCCGCTTCTACGGAGATCGCTCGGCCCTGCGGACCCGCGAAACGCTGGCAAAGCGGCTCTATGAGCTTTACCAGAAAAGACGACAAGACGACTGGCGCTGGTTCGAAGACCGACTCACCTATGCCAACGCACGGTTACCGCATGCATTGATGATGGCCGGTTACTGGACCGGCCGCCAGGAATGGTTGGAAGCCGGACTGGAATCATTGCGCTGGCTGATAGATGTACAACAGGACAGGCAGGGACACTTCGTGCCCATTGGAAACGATGGCTTCTATCGGAGGGGCAAAAAGCGGCCCCATTTCGATCAGCAGCCTATTGAGGCGCACGCAACCGTTTCGGCCTGCTTGGAGGCGTTTCGCATTACGAACGATGCGTTCTGGTACCAGGAGGCGCGTCGGGCCTTCGAGTGGTTCCTGGGACGTAACCAGCTGGGCCTACCGCTCTACGATCCATCCACCGGTGGTTGCTGCGATGGGCTCCAGCCCAACGGGGTCAACGAAAACCAGGGGGCGGAATCGACGCTGGCCTTTCTGATGTCGCTGCTGGAGATGCGTCTGGTCGAAGCCTACCTGCCCCTACAACAGCGAGGCGTTGAGCCCAGAGCCGCAGAATCGCTTCAGCCAGCTGCCTCCGCGGGGTGA
- a CDS encoding OsmC family protein, with protein sequence MPVRKAQAVWNGNLREGNGRMAFGTFEGAYSFASRFEEGEGTNPEELIAAAHAGCFSMALAHRLDQAGHTPRRVQTEARVHLEMTGDGPRISKIELHTEVEAPGLDEDTFREHAEAAKEGCPVSKALAAVPLIELHARLV encoded by the coding sequence ATGCCCGTACGCAAAGCACAGGCCGTATGGAACGGCAATCTGCGTGAAGGAAATGGCCGTATGGCCTTTGGCACATTTGAAGGGGCTTATTCCTTTGCCTCGCGCTTTGAAGAAGGGGAGGGAACCAATCCAGAGGAGCTGATTGCGGCAGCACATGCGGGCTGCTTTTCGATGGCGTTGGCGCACCGACTGGACCAGGCTGGCCACACACCCCGACGCGTGCAGACCGAGGCGCGCGTGCATCTGGAGATGACGGGCGATGGGCCACGCATCAGCAAGATTGAACTGCACACTGAGGTAGAAGCACCCGGATTGGATGAAGATACATTCAGAGAGCATGCTGAGGCGGCTAAGGAGGGATGTCCGGTTTCTAAAGCACTGGCTGCTGTACCCCTCATCGAATTGCACGCCCGGTTAGTCTGA
- a CDS encoding gamma-glutamyl-gamma-aminobutyrate hydrolase family protein (Members of this family of hydrolases with an active site Cys residue belong to MEROPS family C26.) — protein MVRIALTTAFDGKRQQLALAYVTAIEAAGALPVLLPLTQSKAATRHFAQFLDGLVVPGGPAITDGLIGELPDDLEPPQPLRTASDRLYLQAFLEQGKPILGICYGMQLLNAVLGGTLYADVQRQLQGAQAHSPKRGAQKHPIEITPTSHLAHLLNGTSRMVNTRHLQAVATLGRGLRVSARAPDGVIEAIESPDGRLLGVQFHPERMGAEGLPLFRHLVTQAQKLSNSHI, from the coding sequence ATGGTACGCATTGCGTTGACCACTGCTTTTGATGGCAAACGCCAGCAGCTGGCGCTTGCCTACGTAACGGCCATCGAAGCAGCCGGCGCACTCCCTGTACTGTTACCCCTCACGCAATCCAAAGCAGCTACCCGACACTTTGCACAGTTCCTGGATGGCCTTGTTGTACCGGGCGGACCTGCCATAACCGATGGGTTGATTGGCGAGCTCCCGGATGATCTGGAGCCTCCGCAGCCCCTTCGTACTGCAAGCGATCGGCTTTATCTGCAAGCGTTTCTGGAACAGGGCAAACCGATTCTGGGCATTTGCTATGGGATGCAACTGCTGAATGCTGTGCTGGGCGGTACGCTGTATGCCGACGTGCAGCGTCAACTTCAGGGGGCCCAGGCACATAGCCCGAAACGAGGAGCCCAGAAGCATCCCATTGAGATCACACCTACCTCCCACCTGGCCCATCTACTGAACGGGACGTCCAGGATGGTCAACACACGACATCTGCAGGCAGTTGCCACGCTCGGCCGGGGGCTTCGCGTCAGTGCCCGAGCTCCCGACGGAGTGATCGAGGCTATTGAATCACCTGACGGCCGCCTGCTGGGCGTACAATTTCATCCAGAACGTATGGGGGCGGAGGGTCTTCCGCTGTTTCGCCATCTCGTCACCCAGGCCCAAAAACTTTCAAACAGCCATATCTGA
- a CDS encoding cytochrome c, translated as MRAFLLLAGLLVLAACRFEQQTLPTDAETQFMQLGQRVYQNYCATCHQPNGQGVPGIYPPLTPNEWVQGDKGRLIRLILHGAQGEMKVGEEVYNNVMTAHDFLTDEQIAAVLTFVRQHFGNQAEPVSPEEVAAVRAASRQREPWDPAVLWEQTGIPETKPGD; from the coding sequence ATGCGTGCATTCCTGTTGCTTGCCGGCCTGTTGGTGCTGGCCGCCTGCCGTTTCGAGCAGCAAACGCTCCCGACGGATGCAGAAACGCAGTTTATGCAACTGGGCCAGCGGGTGTACCAGAATTACTGTGCCACCTGCCACCAGCCCAATGGCCAGGGTGTGCCTGGTATCTATCCTCCTTTGACACCGAACGAGTGGGTGCAGGGCGACAAAGGAAGGCTCATCCGGCTGATCCTACATGGTGCGCAGGGGGAGATGAAAGTGGGGGAGGAAGTATACAATAATGTGATGACAGCGCATGATTTTCTGACGGATGAACAGATTGCCGCAGTGCTGACGTTTGTACGGCAGCATTTTGGCAACCAGGCCGAGCCCGTCTCACCTGAAGAGGTAGCCGCCGTGCGGGCGGCCAGTCGGCAACGAGAACCCTGGGATCCGGCCGTGCTATGGGAGCAGACGGGGATTCCGGAGACAAAGCCGGGCGATTGA